The Deltaproteobacteria bacterium region TCGCAGCCTCATTAAAACCCATCAACCGCTCTGGGTCGGATTTATTCCTTACGCTTTTGGGCTCATCCCACTCGAATTGCGGCACGCCACAGCCTCCATTGTATACCTACCAAATACCATATCGGTATATCCATAATAATTCTTTAAGACACATATCTCGCCCAAGAATAAGAAGCAGATCCCCAAACCGCACAGTAAGGACCATAGTTTCTATTGATTTTTAATAGAATCTATAATATCCAAGCCCCCATCAGGGGCCCGTACCCATCTTAAGCCCCAGAACACAACCACCTGATATTATTGCAAAAGAAGACTATCATGACACAACGCTGTGGCTACGTCGCACTCCTGGGTCGCCCCAATGCCGGTAAGAGCACCCTCCTCAACGCTCTCGTCGGGGATAAACTGGCCGTTGTTAGTCGCAAGCCACAGACGACGCGTAACCGCATTCTTGGGATTGCGCAGCACGAAGAGGCGCAGATTCTATTTCTCGATACGCCCGGGTTACACAAAGACCGCGGTCGCAACTTGATCAACACAGTGATGAACCGGGTCGCTCTGCAGGTAGCGAGCGAAGCCGATCTCATTGTGTACCTTGTCGACATCATGGTTGGGTTTAGTCCTGAGGATGAAAAATTTCTCGGTCGCATCCTAAACAGCAGCAAAGCACCTGTGCTGATTCTTGCCGCCAAGGCTGACGCCATTCAAAAAGCCGAGCGCGCCTCAGGACTTGCTGGCATCAGCCTACGTATGGAGGCCTTCTTCGCTACGGAAGAGATGGCGCCGCACCTAAGCCGCCTTCTACAACCGGATCCCGTGCCACTTTCCGGCAAGCGTCCAGAGGACGTTGCTGAACTACGCGAATTCATGGCCGATCAACTCCCCGAAGGACCATGGCTATTTGCCGCTGACGACCTAACCGACATGCCGCGTAACTTTATCTGCGCGGAGCTTATCCGTGAGCAGATCTTCCGCCAGATTGGTCAGGAGATCCCCTACGGTACGGCGGTTAAAGTGCTACGCGTTGAGATGAAGCCCGAGATCGTGGTTGTCGAGGCCAAGGTGCTTCTCAGTCAAAAGAGCCATAAGCCGATAATCCTCGGCAAGGGTGGCAGTCGGATCAAGGCGATTGGTTCCGCGGCGCGAGAATCTCTCCAGCAGCACTTTGATCAAAAAGTGTACCTCGACCTCAACGTCGGTGTGGCTGAGGGTTGGATCGATGATCAGCGTCTGATCGCTGAACTTGCTAACATCAGTGAAGACATGCTTTTGCAGCCAGAGGCCTCAGAGTCGCCACTGCACTAGGATGACCAGCGCCGATGGGAACCGACACAGAATTCACCGCCAAAGCTACGCGTCACTGGACCAAGGAGCGCGAGGCTAAGATCACTGGTGGTAAAGACTGGTTGATTAGGCCGAGCGAGAGTGCGCCGGTACTGCGTGCAGTCGGCCTACTTAACGCTGACGCGTCGATGTCAGCTGACGCGGTGCGTAAATTCTCGCAGATCAATCATATGCTCACCTTGCTGCGGCCAGTGCTCGAAGACTTGGTCGCCCGTCACCAACAAGTCCGCGTCGTCGACGCCTGCTGCGGTACGTCGTATCTCAGCCTTTTGCTCGCCTGGCTACTGCGCCACAAGTGGCATAAGGATGCGCAGATCATAGGGATCGACGCTAACGCCAAAGTCATTGCGACCAGTCAGCAGCGAGCCGTCGCCCTTGGGCTCGGCGATATGCTGCGTTTTACTGCGGCGCGTGTCGGGGATAGACCGTGGCATGACATCTACGGCGCGCTATTTCCAGTTGCCAGTGACGGCGAGATATCTGCCGCGCCGAGACCGCACTTAGTTATTTCACTCCATGCCTGCGATACAGCTACTGATCACGCGATGGCCTTTGCTGTGCACGCTAAGGCAGATGCTATGGCCTTTGCTCCGTGCTGCCATGCCGAGCTTGCACGCAAATGGAAGGATCTTGCGGAGTCCAAGACTTTGCATCCATTTAGCCCGATCTTTCAGACGCCCAACATCCGCCGCGAGACGGCGGCACATTTCACCGATACCATGCGGATGCTTTTACTCCGCAGCCGCGGCTATGAAGTGACGGCCACGGAATTTGTACCAGCGGCGCATACTGTGAAAAACCGGCTCCTCCTTTGTCAGCGTCGAGGCCAGTATTTAAAGAGCGCCGGCGTTGAATTCTCGGAGATGAAGGCGGCTCTGCTCAACACCGGGATCATCCTCGAAGATCTCCTTAAATAAGGATCGATTTAGCAGATGATCAAGATCGCCGATGATTTGGCTGCCCAAGGTTGGGCCAAGTATGAGGGATTCCTGTCCGACACTGAGTGGCGGGGGCTGGTGGCCGACATTGACCAACTTAAAGCAGCTGGCCTGATGCGTGCCTCTGGTGTTGGGCGTGCCGACGACTTTCAACTCAATAGCTCCGTACGCTCCGATCTCATTTACTGGCTAGACACTGGCGCGCTAACTCCGGCACAGGGGATCGCCCTGGCACGCCTTGAAGACCTGCGGCAGACGCTTAACCGCGAGCTTTACATGGGACTACGTGAGTTAGAGGCCCACCTCACCCACTATGGACCCAGTGGTCACTACGATAAGCACGTCGATAACTTTCAAGGTCAATCGACGCGCATACTCTCGTGCATCGTCTATCTCAACGACAACTGGCAACCCGGCGACGGTGGTGAACTACGTATTTATGCCGCCGACGCGCCGGAGCGCCTGGTGGCGACAGTGGAACCGCGTGCTGGCACCTTGGCTTGTTTTCTCAGTCGTGATATCCCGCATGAAGTAGCGACGACGACCAGGGATAGGCTGAGCATGACAGGTTGGTTCAGGTGAGTGACGCGATCAAAAATATTACACGCGTGGCCGTTTCTGCCGCGAGCTTCGTCAAGAACGCTATGCTCGTGAGCGAACTTCGTGAGCTTGGTGTTGAAGTGATTCTCAACCCGCTCGGCCATGTGATGACGCGGGATGAGCTCATACATTTTTGGCGTGACACCAATCCCGATGCTGCCATCGTCGGCACTGAGTTAGTTGATGCCGCGGTGCTTGACGCTGCACCGAATCTTAGGGTTATCGCCAAATACGGCGTCGGCTTAGACAACATAGACGAAGCTGAACTATCATGTCGAGATATCACCCTGGCTTGGACGGGTGGCGTTAACAAGAGGGCTGTGTCTGAGCTCGTTCTTGCATTTGCGCTAGGTCATTTTCGTAATGCTGCCGCGAGCATTGATCTCATGCGCCACGGTCAATGGGTCAAAGACGGTGGGCGCCAGCTTTCTAATCTGCGCGTCGGTATCGTCGGATTTGGGCATGTTGGCTCTGATTTAGCCTTACTGCTTAAGGCCTTCGGAAGCGACGTAGTGTGTCACGATATATTAGATAAGGCGCATGAGGCAGCTAAAGTGGGCGCAAGACAAGTGAGTTATGATGACCTCCTCACAAGTGCCGACATGATCACTTTCCACGTGCCTGCCACGGCATTAACGCTCGGTATGTTTGGCGCGCGCGAGCTGGCCCGCGTCAAGCAATCAGCACTGATCGTCAATACCTCAAGGGGATCTGTGCTTGATTTTGATGCCACCACCCAAGCACTGCTGAGAGGTCGCATCGGTGGCCTTGCGGTCGATGTATACCCATCGGAGCCATTCAAGCTATCTCCTGAGTTAGCGGCATGCTCACGCCTTTACGCTACGCCTCACATCGGCGGTAATACGCGCGAGGCTGTGCTGGCTATGGGACGCTCTGCAATCGCGGGGATCCGTACATTTCCCTGCACTAAGAAGGTGAGAAGGTGACACGGTTATAAGATTTGGTCTGGCCCTCACCGTTGATTGTGGCAGAATAGCCCGACAAACAGACAGATTGAGCGACAGACAGACACCAATCGGGGGGGAGAGCCATCATGACCACCGCAGACCAAACGGGCCAGCCTGTGCTCACGGCGGAGCGCACACTTGGTGCCGGGTCCGACTACGCGGATGAGATAGACCTCATCGATATTATTGGCTTTATGTGGCGCTGGCGTAAAACCATCGTCAGCTGCACCTTAACTGGTTTGGCTTTGGGCGGCGGGATTTGGGCCGTTAAGCATAGGCCCGTCGGTGCTCCCGATGCCGTCGCGGGTCAGTGGACGGCAGTGGTCAGTCCGGCCACAGAGGGATTCCAGACTGCGCTGATTGCGACCAATTTGACGGCGTTCCTCAAGACCGAGGCTGGTGCCCAGGCTTTGTTTGAGAATCCGTCCATCATCGGCGCGACCCTTAACGAGGGGCAGCAAAAGCGCCTCGCCAGTCAGCAGCAGTCAGGCAGTGGTGCCTTGCGCGGTATCGAAGTCAAAGGTACGCAACTGCTTATCAGCCTAGACTGCTCGGCTGGCTGCGAGGCCGCTGCCCTAGAGAAGTCGGTACCAATTGCACTTAATCGGGCGATTGCAGCGTTTAACCTCAAGTATGCAGAGCCCTACGAAAAGGCTCAGGAAGAGGTGGCCCTGCGGCAGCTGGAGCTCGGCTCCATCAAGACCCAGGCATTGAAATTGTACAACAAACACTCGGGCCTAGGACGCGACTACAGTGAGTTCGTCATCACCGGTCTCGGCGCCGCATTAGCGACCGACAAGACTGGCGACGTCGTTACCTTCCTGCTCGGTCCTGTACCTGCGACAGAGCCTCTACGGATTAAGCTGATTAACCAGCAGTCCGAGGCGCAGGTAGCTTACGCAGCGGCGCAGGAGCAGCTTAAGTTGGTTAAGACCGGCTCGGGCGTCGAGACGCTTACTCGGCTACCATTACTGAGCACCGGCTCCGAGCTGAAGCAAGCGTCGGCGCTACCTTTGCCCGTCAGCGGTAAGGGTCTTAACAACGTCTTTGTGGCGGTGGTCCTTGGCACCATCCTAGGCGGTATGGCTGGGATCTTTGTTGCGGCAATCAGGGCCTTTTTCCGCTCCAATGCGGCGCGGCTTAGGTCTGTACTGGCAGGCGCTGGCACCAACTGAATTTTTTGACGGAATTTCGGTAGATAAACCAAAAATAGTTGCGTATAGACCTCCCCACACGTGCGTGACTTACGCCTTGGGGAGGACTTTTTCGTTGATGCGCCTTACAAATACATCATTGATTCTAGCAAGTTTCCTCGCTCTAGCGGCTAGTGCCCGGGCTGAGTCCAAGTGGTGGCAAAAGAGCACCGTATACCAAATCTATCCACGTTCGTTTCAGGACAGTAACGGAGACGGCGTCGGCGATCTCAATGGGATCACTGAGCGCCTTGATTACCTGGCCGATTTGGGTGTGGATGCGCTGTGGATATCACCCTTTTATCCGTCGCCGATGAAGGACTTTGGCTACGATATTGCTGACTTTTCTGGCGTCGATCCGCTCTTTGGCACGCTCGCTGACTTTGACCGTTTAGTTGCTGCAGCACACGGTCGTGGGATGCGCATCATCATGGATTACGTCCCTAATCACTCATCGGACGAGCATCCTTGGTTCAAAGAATCCCGTAGCTCCCGCACTAATCCCAAACGCGACTGGTATATCTGGCGCGACGGCCGTGGCGGTAATCAGCCGCCATCAAACTGGCTAAGCGTCTTCGGTGGCTCGGCTTGGACTCTCGATCCCGTGACCGGTCAGTATTACTACCATCAGTTTTTGGCGGAACAACCTGATGTCAACTGGCGTAACCCCGACGTTCAGCGCGCGATGCTCGCAGCGATGAAGTTTTGGCTAGATCGAGGTGTAGACGGTTTTCGCGTCGACGCGATTAATCATGCCTTCGAGACCGAGGAACTGCGCGACGAGCCATTGAACCCGAGTTACGACGACACCAAACCTGAGTACGACTCGTTGTTCCATCCGTACACCACGGACCAACCCGGCAATCACGACGTGGTGCGCGCGATGCGCAAATTAGTCGATCGGTACGCAGGTGACCGCGTTTTAATCACTGAGGCCTATCTGCCCTACGATCGCCAAGCCCTCTACTACGGCACGAGAAGCGCGCCCGAGGCGCAGCTGCCGTTTAACTTTCAATTACTAGAGTTGCCGCAATGGACCGCTGAGGCTGTAGCTAAAAAAGTTAACGAGTACGAGGCAGCGCTCCCGGCACATGGCTGGCCCAATTATGTCCTGAGCAATCACGACAAGCCACGCCTCGCTTCACGCCTACCCACTGGTCAAGTACGCATCGCAGCGATGGTGCTACTCACACTGCGTGGGACACCAACGCTTTATTATGCTGACGAGCTTGGTGCTCCTAATGTTGTGATACCGCCGGAACGCGCACGGGATCCCGTCGAGCTCAAGGCACCAGGTAAGGGCTTCGGTCGCGATCCGTCACGCACACCGATGCTCTGGGACACGACTGCGTATAGCGGTTTCAGTACTGTCGAACCTTGGCTGCCAGTCGAACCAAATTACGCCGCCCTCAACGTCGCCACGCAGACGAGTGACCCGAGCTCAGTGCTGTCTCTTTACAAAGCACTGCTTAAACTACGGCGATCTAACACGGTGCTCAATGTTGGTAGCTATAAACAGATTGCCGCACCCGCGGGCGTCTTTGCCTTCGTGCGTCAAGATGGCGCCAAGAAAGTGCTCGTCGCACTTAACTTCACGGCGGCATCTGCTTCGTTAGATCTTGGTGACCTTCGTGGCACGGTGGCTCTCACTTCCGTCATGGATGGTCGCGTCGGTGAGCAGGTTTCTGAAAGATTAGCGCTGCGTCCCAATGAGGGCGTGGTGGTCGAGCTTTAAAGAAAGAATTCGGGAAGAAAGCCAGCATAGTACAAAGGCAAGGTCAGCAAGTCACCTTGGATGCCGCCTGCAGTGCCCACCAGCTTGATGGAACGAGTTGGCTTATAGCGCAAACGAAAGTTGTCTAGACTTTTAGACCGCGTACGTTTGCCAGATTTAACCTCGATCGGAGTGGCAAATTCGCCGCCACTAGGGAAAAGGAACTCAATTTCGGCATCACCGGCAGAGCGCCAAGTGTACAACTTTCGTGCTGGTAATGCCTTCAGCTCATTAGCCACAAAATTCTCAGCAATGTATCCTTTGTAATCATATTTTGCGTTCAAATGCTGATTAAGTGAGATACCAAGCTGTGCTGAGAGTATACCCATGTCGAAGACATAGCCTTTAAAATGGGATTCATGAGTAATTAAGGGAACGGTCGGATCTTTGACAATAAAGCTACGGTGCATCATCCGCATTTGCTCAAGCCACACTATTGGTCCTTCAAGCTCAGCGTAGGATTTCTTTTTGGGCAGTACGTTTTTAAATTTAAACTTCTGCACGGACCCATCGATAAACTGCGCTAGTTGATTTGGTAGATTTTGAAATACACCTACAATTTGCGGCGCATTGCGGCCTGAATATTTACCAAAATCGAGATGATAACTATCAATAAGTTGCTCTTGTAGCACTCTTACTGCCTGAGCTCCCTCCACAGGTGAATACTGACGCTTTTTGGCCCAAAGTGCCACCACTTCGGGTAGTCCGCCGACATAGAAATACTCGAGTAGCAACGGCCAAATTTGGCCAAACAGTGCGGGTGAAATATCTCTCCTGCGAAAAGCTGTCACAATAGGACTATCACCGACGATAGCAAACAGAAACTCAGCAAATGTCATCGGAAACATTTCTAAAGTCTCAACCTTGCCCACTGGGAAACTCTGCATAAGTCCGATATAAGAACCGGTGGCAACGACCTTAGCCTGTGGCAAGTCCTCATTAAAATATTTCAGCGACGTAATCGCTTCACCACAGGCCTGGATCTCGTCAAAAAAAATCACATCGTTTTGCAAATCAATTTCGTGATTAGCGAATAATGCCAGCTTCTTAATCAATTCGTTTGGATTCAACGTCTCTTGAAAAAGGCTGGCGAGTGAACGGTTTTTCTCAAAATTAAAAATATGAAGCTTCCGGCAGTGCGGCATGAGCGTATTCTGGACGGTATAGGTCTTGCCTACCTGTCTGGCGCCCATAATCAGCAACGGCTTGGTTCCGGATTTAAGCCACTGGTTGATCACCGCTGCTACGACACGATACATATCCGCACCAATCTCAATTAAATCTTTTAAAACAGGGCGTTGACAGTATTCTGAAGGCGAGTCCGAAGTCCCGGCTGCTCGACAGCCTTGATCACTCCTAAGATATAATACAGCATTTCAGACTTTTTGGTGCCTAAAAGTCGGACTTTTTATATTTTTAAGGGGTATACTTTTCTGACTAATACCGACCGATCATCCTAACTCGGCCAATTCATCCTCTTAAACTTCCACTCGGGGATGCTCCGGATCACCAGCATGATCCAGCGCCAGAACCAGGGGACGTAGACGACGTCACGTCCCGAAGCGATCGCAGCCACAATCACTTTGGCCACTTGATCGGGCTTAGCCCAGAGTAAACCCTTTTTGTAACTAGCTGTCATGGGGGTGTCGACAAAGCCAGGACGGATATCGATGACACTGACCCCTGCTACCGCTAGACGATTGCGTAGGCCGCTGAGAAAGACGCTCAGACCCCCCTTGGCCGCACCGTACACATAATTTGATTTACGTCCGCGGTCGCCGGCAACAGAGGTGATAACAGCAATGGTCCCGGACTTTTGCTCCTCAAAGTGATTGCCCAGGACCGTGAGCAGAGACACGTGACTGAGAAAGTTACTGGCGATGATAGCTAGCGTCTTCGGCACCGAGGCCTGCAGCGTGGCCTGCGCCCCGAGCTCCCCATGGGCTATCAGCGCTATATCTAGGCCACCGAGCGCTGCCGCTGCGTCACTGATGATTACTTCGTGACCTTTCGTATCCACTAAATCAGCGGCTACGGCGACGACTCTACAAGCTCCACGCACCTTAACGTCACTCTCGGTCGCTGCCAATTTCGCAACGTCGCGACCGACGAGATAGAGTGCTGCTCCCTGATGCGCATAGAGCCGCGCCACTGCGCCGGCCATCGATGAGGTGGCACCTAAAATCAAGACTCGCTTCATGCGGACTCCATAATGCGCTGCCAAAAACTGGACGAGAATCTGGGATCGACAAAATGCCGAAACTCCTGCCACCGCGGATAGTACTGCCTAAATGCTGCTGGGCTCATCCGCGCATCTTTCGCTATATACACACTGCCATTTGCAGCACAGGTAATCGCATCTAGCCTCTCAAATAACCGCAAAACATCGTCACCGGTGTTGGCAAAATCTAGCGCCAACGTCACGCCGTGGCGGGGGAACGACATCATCCCAAGGGAGGGTTTAGCGCCAAAGGTTTTAAGCACAGCCAAAAACGAACCAAGTCGGGCGCGGGAGATCGTGTCCAAAATCTCGCGCATCGCCGCGGTGCCACTGCTAAATGGGACGACGCATTGATACTGGTAGAAGCCGCGCTTGCCATAAATGCGGTTCCAATCGTGCACGGCATCCAGGGGATAAAAGAAGGGGTCATAAAACACTCTTGTGGCGTGATGGGTCCGAAGCTGCTTGTGATAATAGGCGAGATTGAAGGCCTTTACTGTGAGTGGATGCATGGCGACGTTGGGTAAATCCATGGGCAGGTGCCATTTTGCGTTGATAGAGGCCACGGATTTAGCTCTAGCGGCATCGATACCATCAGTCGCGTGATTGCCGCGGATAAACAGGCCGCGCCCCAAATTTCTTTTGCTAGCGAGACAATCGATCCAAGATACCGTGTACATAAATTGGTGTTCAGACTCTCGTGACAGGGCGAAGAATTCGTCTAGCCCACCAAACTTGATCACCTCTTGATCAATCAGGGGCGAGCTGATTTTTTTAAGTTGAAACTCTACCCAGGTGATTACCCCCGTTAGTCCGAGACCACCAATCGTAGCAAAGTAGACGTCCTGATTTTGCGTCGGCGAGCATTCACGCCGACTGCCGTCGGAGCGCATGAGTTCCAGCCTGCGCACCGCATGACCGAAGGTGCCATCAACGTGATGATTTTTGCCGTGCACATCGTTAGCAACAGCGCCACCTACAGTCACAAACTTTGTACCTGGTGTCACCGGGAGGAACCACCCGCGCGGCACCACCAACTCCAGCACTTCCGC contains the following coding sequences:
- a CDS encoding GTPase Era is translated as MTQRCGYVALLGRPNAGKSTLLNALVGDKLAVVSRKPQTTRNRILGIAQHEEAQILFLDTPGLHKDRGRNLINTVMNRVALQVASEADLIVYLVDIMVGFSPEDEKFLGRILNSSKAPVLILAAKADAIQKAERASGLAGISLRMEAFFATEEMAPHLSRLLQPDPVPLSGKRPEDVAELREFMADQLPEGPWLFAADDLTDMPRNFICAELIREQIFRQIGQEIPYGTAVKVLRVEMKPEIVVVEAKVLLSQKSHKPIILGKGGSRIKAIGSAARESLQQHFDQKVYLDLNVGVAEGWIDDQRLIAELANISEDMLLQPEASESPLH
- a CDS encoding SAM-dependent methyltransferase; translated protein: MGTDTEFTAKATRHWTKEREAKITGGKDWLIRPSESAPVLRAVGLLNADASMSADAVRKFSQINHMLTLLRPVLEDLVARHQQVRVVDACCGTSYLSLLLAWLLRHKWHKDAQIIGIDANAKVIATSQQRAVALGLGDMLRFTAARVGDRPWHDIYGALFPVASDGEISAAPRPHLVISLHACDTATDHAMAFAVHAKADAMAFAPCCHAELARKWKDLAESKTLHPFSPIFQTPNIRRETAAHFTDTMRMLLLRSRGYEVTATEFVPAAHTVKNRLLLCQRRGQYLKSAGVEFSEMKAALLNTGIILEDLLK
- a CDS encoding 2OG-Fe(II) oxygenase; the encoded protein is MIKIADDLAAQGWAKYEGFLSDTEWRGLVADIDQLKAAGLMRASGVGRADDFQLNSSVRSDLIYWLDTGALTPAQGIALARLEDLRQTLNRELYMGLRELEAHLTHYGPSGHYDKHVDNFQGQSTRILSCIVYLNDNWQPGDGGELRIYAADAPERLVATVEPRAGTLACFLSRDIPHEVATTTRDRLSMTGWFR
- a CDS encoding alpha-amylase → MRLTNTSLILASFLALAASARAESKWWQKSTVYQIYPRSFQDSNGDGVGDLNGITERLDYLADLGVDALWISPFYPSPMKDFGYDIADFSGVDPLFGTLADFDRLVAAAHGRGMRIIMDYVPNHSSDEHPWFKESRSSRTNPKRDWYIWRDGRGGNQPPSNWLSVFGGSAWTLDPVTGQYYYHQFLAEQPDVNWRNPDVQRAMLAAMKFWLDRGVDGFRVDAINHAFETEELRDEPLNPSYDDTKPEYDSLFHPYTTDQPGNHDVVRAMRKLVDRYAGDRVLITEAYLPYDRQALYYGTRSAPEAQLPFNFQLLELPQWTAEAVAKKVNEYEAALPAHGWPNYVLSNHDKPRLASRLPTGQVRIAAMVLLTLRGTPTLYYADELGAPNVVIPPERARDPVELKAPGKGFGRDPSRTPMLWDTTAYSGFSTVEPWLPVEPNYAALNVATQTSDPSSVLSLYKALLKLRRSNTVLNVGSYKQIAAPAGVFAFVRQDGAKKVLVALNFTAASASLDLGDLRGTVALTSVMDGRVGEQVSERLALRPNEGVVVEL
- a CDS encoding ATP-binding protein, with product MYRVVAAVINQWLKSGTKPLLIMGARQVGKTYTVQNTLMPHCRKLHIFNFEKNRSLASLFQETLNPNELIKKLALFANHEIDLQNDVIFFDEIQACGEAITSLKYFNEDLPQAKVVATGSYIGLMQSFPVGKVETLEMFPMTFAEFLFAIVGDSPIVTAFRRRDISPALFGQIWPLLLEYFYVGGLPEVVALWAKKRQYSPVEGAQAVRVLQEQLIDSYHLDFGKYSGRNAPQIVGVFQNLPNQLAQFIDGSVQKFKFKNVLPKKKSYAELEGPIVWLEQMRMMHRSFIVKDPTVPLITHESHFKGYVFDMGILSAQLGISLNQHLNAKYDYKGYIAENFVANELKALPARKLYTWRSAGDAEIEFLFPSGGEFATPIEVKSGKRTRSKSLDNFRLRYKPTRSIKLVGTAGGIQGDLLTLPLYYAGFLPEFFL
- a CDS encoding SDR family oxidoreductase, which gives rise to MKRVLILGATSSMAGAVARLYAHQGAALYLVGRDVAKLAATESDVKVRGACRVVAVAADLVDTKGHEVIISDAAAALGGLDIALIAHGELGAQATLQASVPKTLAIIASNFLSHVSLLTVLGNHFEEQKSGTIAVITSVAGDRGRKSNYVYGAAKGGLSVFLSGLRNRLAVAGVSVIDIRPGFVDTPMTASYKKGLLWAKPDQVAKVIVAAIASGRDVVYVPWFWRWIMLVIRSIPEWKFKRMNWPS
- a CDS encoding FAD-binding oxidoreductase, with the protein product MTRLESWGRLPRSVVPQARSLYWQSDVLHSISGKGKSVLAYGLGRSYGDSCLNDQGVLLLTRGLDRFISFDPVNGIIRCEAGVSLAEVLELVVPRGWFLPVTPGTKFVTVGGAVANDVHGKNHHVDGTFGHAVRRLELMRSDGSRRECSPTQNQDVYFATIGGLGLTGVITWVEFQLKKISSPLIDQEVIKFGGLDEFFALSRESEHQFMYTVSWIDCLASKRNLGRGLFIRGNHATDGIDAARAKSVASINAKWHLPMDLPNVAMHPLTVKAFNLAYYHKQLRTHHATRVFYDPFFYPLDAVHDWNRIYGKRGFYQYQCVVPFSSGTAAMREILDTISRARLGSFLAVLKTFGAKPSLGMMSFPRHGVTLALDFANTGDDVLRLFERLDAITCAANGSVYIAKDARMSPAAFRQYYPRWQEFRHFVDPRFSSSFWQRIMESA